The Deltaproteobacteria bacterium genome includes a region encoding these proteins:
- a CDS encoding branched-chain amino acid ABC transporter permease yields MTQTDQILQFILSGISTGSIYAIVGLGYMIIYSVTRVVNFAQGEFLMLGGMLTATFIISGFSLSISILVAVLITTAIGALFYQAVIYPIRRAPGFALILVTFGVSIIIRGIAMLCWGTDPQSIPYFSLSDPIPIFGALLNPQSLWIIVSTLVIALGLFLFFRFTVTGKAFMASALDASLATLMGIKTERMGLLAFSLSACLAAFAGAVMGPITFPHVGIGLYLSVKGFTAALIGGLNRIEGVMVGGLALGILESLSAGLISSGSKDAIALAVLLVVLSFRHHGLLGDEEAGQV; encoded by the coding sequence GTGACACAAACTGACCAGATCCTACAATTCATTCTAAGTGGTATCAGCACGGGCAGCATTTATGCAATTGTCGGCCTTGGTTATATGATCATCTACAGTGTAACAAGGGTTGTCAATTTCGCTCAGGGAGAGTTTTTGATGTTGGGGGGCATGCTGACGGCCACCTTTATCATTTCGGGCTTTTCCCTGAGCATTTCGATTCTCGTTGCAGTTCTGATAACAACTGCTATCGGGGCATTGTTTTATCAGGCCGTAATATACCCCATCAGAAGAGCTCCCGGTTTTGCTTTGATATTGGTTACCTTCGGTGTTTCCATCATCATCAGGGGGATAGCCATGCTTTGTTGGGGAACGGATCCTCAAAGTATACCTTATTTTTCACTATCGGATCCTATCCCCATCTTCGGGGCTTTGCTTAATCCCCAATCACTATGGATTATTGTCAGCACGCTTGTGATTGCGTTAGGACTTTTCCTTTTTTTCAGATTTACCGTCACCGGGAAGGCCTTTATGGCAAGCGCATTAGATGCATCTCTTGCTACCCTGATGGGGATAAAAACGGAAAGAATGGGGCTGCTGGCCTTTTCACTTTCAGCTTGCTTGGCTGCCTTTGCCGGTGCTGTCATGGGTCCGATTACATTTCCCCATGTGGGCATTGGGCTGTACTTATCCGTTAAAGGATTTACAGCTGCGCTGATTGGAGGGCTTAACAGGATTGAGGGTGTGATGGTTGGAGGGCTTGCCCTAGGGATACTGGAATCGCTTTCTGCGGGTCTGATCAGTTCCGGGAGCAAAGATGCCATAGCATTAGCGGTTCTTTTAGTCGTACTCTCTTTCCGTCATCACGGCTTGCTTGGGGATGAAGAAGCGGGACAGGTCTAA
- a CDS encoding transporter substrate-binding domain-containing protein yields the protein MMNSYRKQDKFEKTFRLAHINNFPPFAMIREGKSEGLSIEILEAVLSRVKTRVIFIPTELDKIQELLHTDQADGIAVFAITPDRRKIYDYSDCYMNTGAALFMKREKHPQYSLEDYSNKIICTPLKGPLTEFIERNFPEVLLRTVEDYPSALETVLKGKAEAAALNIHVGTSLINERYPKEFHVPNTYIFQNELAVSVLKGEKNAMLEKINDGLRQIREEGIYDNILKKWIHIDQTGL from the coding sequence ATGATGAATAGTTATAGAAAACAAGACAAGTTTGAAAAAACTTTTCGTTTAGCCCACATAAATAATTTTCCTCCATTTGCCATGATAAGAGAAGGAAAATCAGAGGGCTTATCAATTGAGATACTTGAAGCAGTATTATCCCGTGTGAAAACTCGGGTAATATTTATTCCCACTGAGTTGGATAAGATCCAGGAACTGTTACATACTGACCAGGCTGACGGGATTGCCGTATTTGCCATAACTCCGGATCGTCGAAAGATCTATGATTACAGTGATTGCTATATGAATACCGGGGCCGCCCTTTTCATGAAAAGAGAAAAACACCCCCAATATTCCCTGGAGGATTATAGTAACAAAATTATATGTACCCCCCTAAAGGGCCCTTTGACGGAATTTATTGAAAGAAACTTTCCTGAAGTTCTCCTTCGTACTGTCGAGGATTATCCTTCGGCCTTAGAGACCGTACTGAAAGGAAAAGCAGAAGCTGCTGCTTTAAATATTCATGTAGGTACGTCTTTGATTAATGAAAGATATCCTAAAGAATTTCATGTGCCGAACACGTATATATTTCAAAACGAACTCGCTGTTTCTGTTTTAAAAGGAGAAAAAAATGCAATGTTGGAAAAAATTAACGATGGACTACGCCAAATAAGAGAAGAAGGTATATATGATAATATCCTCAAGAAATGGATACATATTGACCAGACGGGCTTATAG
- a CDS encoding cysteine hydrolase, which translates to MNNEVLGTLEEQVVPKQTALLIIDPQNDFCASDGAVSKIMGTDASRNQRAVPRLNRFIERAREEHLLIVWTKSIVEPYRARVSFKARGFIQDARGKNINFVQEGTNGADWYPAMTKPLPEEHVITKYHYDAFADTNLDLLLSSMGMKTLLFTGFNTNVCVETAARHAYIKGYYVIAVADCTDTVTEQEYDAALFNIKTYFGKVATSEQIAKIWNARQK; encoded by the coding sequence ATGAATAATGAAGTACTTGGAACTCTTGAAGAACAGGTCGTTCCAAAACAAACGGCCCTTTTAATCATTGATCCCCAAAACGATTTCTGTGCTAGCGATGGTGCTGTTTCAAAGATTATGGGAACCGACGCATCCCGTAATCAACGTGCAGTACCAAGATTGAACCGATTTATTGAAAGGGCAAGGGAAGAGCATCTGTTGATTGTCTGGACGAAGTCTATTGTTGAACCCTACAGGGCCAGAGTCAGTTTCAAAGCCAGGGGTTTTATACAGGATGCAAGGGGAAAAAATATTAATTTCGTTCAAGAAGGAACAAACGGAGCAGACTGGTATCCGGCAATGACTAAACCTTTACCGGAAGAGCATGTGATTACGAAATACCACTATGATGCATTCGCGGACACAAATCTAGACCTATTGCTCAGCAGCATGGGAATGAAAACTTTGCTATTTACGGGATTCAATACAAATGTATGTGTTGAGACCGCTGCCAGGCATGCATATATAAAAGGGTATTATGTAATTGCAGTTGCAGATTGCACTGATACGGTTACTGAACAGGAATATGATGCTGCACTCTTTAATATAAAAACCTATTTCGGAAAAGTTGCCACCTCCGAGCAGATCGCCAAAATCTGGAATGCACGGCAAAAATAG
- a CDS encoding ABC transporter ATP-binding protein — MQKNKFLPEKKENTQASVPLLKVSEVYKTFGGLVVINMVSFSISPGEIVAIIGPNGAGKTTSINMITGFLKPDRGEILFGGRNLTEFSAHQIASFGIARTFQNLQIFTNMTVLENVMMGRFLQSKAGIFGCAFRSPRSRREERAIRDKAMEKLAMVGLENQAHLEPLSLPYGKQKQLEIARALASEPKLLLIDEPAGGLSTHEIEDLANLIFSIRDNGITALLVEHRMELVMGIADKVIVLNFGLKIAEGTPAEVQANEQVITAYLGEDF; from the coding sequence ATGCAGAAGAATAAATTCTTACCTGAAAAAAAGGAAAATACCCAAGCTTCTGTTCCTTTATTGAAAGTCAGTGAAGTGTATAAGACTTTTGGTGGACTTGTGGTGATCAATATGGTTAGTTTTAGCATCTCTCCGGGTGAGATAGTTGCCATCATTGGACCCAATGGTGCCGGTAAGACCACAAGTATTAATATGATTACCGGGTTTTTAAAACCTGATCGCGGGGAGATTCTTTTCGGCGGACGTAATCTAACCGAGTTTTCAGCCCACCAAATTGCCTCTTTCGGCATTGCCCGCACATTCCAAAATTTACAGATCTTTACCAATATGACCGTACTCGAGAATGTCATGATGGGACGATTCCTTCAAAGCAAGGCTGGTATTTTCGGGTGTGCGTTCCGATCACCACGGTCAAGAAGAGAAGAAAGGGCTATTCGAGATAAGGCCATGGAAAAACTCGCCATGGTCGGGCTCGAAAATCAAGCGCATCTTGAACCATTAAGCCTGCCTTATGGTAAACAAAAACAGCTTGAAATTGCCAGGGCTCTGGCCTCGGAACCCAAGCTACTGCTCATTGATGAACCTGCCGGAGGATTATCCACACATGAAATTGAAGACCTGGCAAACTTAATCTTTTCAATCCGGGATAATGGAATTACGGCTCTTTTGGTAGAACATCGTATGGAATTGGTCATGGGCATTGCTGATAAAGTGATTGTGCTTAATTTTGGGTTAAAGATCGCAGAAGGCACGCCGGCAGAGGTTCAGGCCAATGAGCAGGTCATTACGGCCTACCTGGGTGAAGATTTTTAA
- a CDS encoding ABC transporter ATP-binding protein — MTAEHERILDVKGVDAQYGPVPALNGISLHLDRGEIVALLGSNGAGKTTTLNAIYTILPITNGKMHYSGKDISGLSPVDLVRSGMCYVPEGGKIFASMTVLDNLILGSYSQRGKNKKEEIEKNFDIVFTLFPLLNSAKKRLAGTLSGGERQMLTLARALMSSPKLLLLDEPSLGLAPLMITEVMRLIKKMREGGLSVLIVEQNARAALKIADRGYVIEGGSIAIQGSAEQLMADERIKSAYLGKMRSHTKEVTQDE; from the coding sequence ATGACTGCTGAACATGAAAGAATACTTGATGTAAAAGGAGTCGATGCTCAATATGGCCCTGTTCCAGCACTGAACGGCATATCTTTGCATCTCGATAGAGGTGAAATAGTCGCCCTACTTGGAAGTAATGGAGCCGGGAAAACGACTACCCTGAATGCCATATATACTATTTTGCCTATTACAAATGGAAAAATGCATTATTCCGGGAAAGATATTTCCGGGTTGTCACCAGTGGATCTGGTAAGATCGGGCATGTGTTACGTTCCTGAAGGGGGCAAAATCTTTGCATCCATGACCGTCTTAGATAATCTTATTCTGGGTAGTTATTCTCAGCGTGGAAAAAACAAAAAGGAGGAGATAGAAAAAAATTTTGACATTGTATTTACCCTTTTCCCTTTGCTCAATTCCGCAAAAAAACGACTCGCGGGCACTCTTTCAGGTGGAGAGAGGCAAATGTTGACCTTGGCCAGGGCGCTAATGTCTTCACCGAAACTATTACTGCTTGACGAACCTTCTTTAGGCCTGGCGCCGCTTATGATTACCGAAGTGATGCGCCTTATTAAAAAAATGAGAGAAGGAGGACTATCCGTTCTTATTGTCGAGCAGAATGCCCGAGCCGCCCTGAAAATCGCTGATAGGGGGTATGTCATTGAAGGGGGCAGCATTGCGATACAGGGAAGTGCCGAACAACTGATGGCAGACGAAAGAATTAAATCTGCATATCTGGGAAAAATGCGAAGTCATACCAAGGAGGTAACTCAGGATGAATAA
- a CDS encoding branched-chain amino acid ABC transporter permease → MTGIKSINIKRIVIGLFVIAVGLMPEIVRSSYYVTVGNFIGIYAIVAMGLSLLLGYAGQVSMAQAGFFGIGGYTSAILTTAAGCNPWLAAILGIIIASIVAGIIGIPLLKLEGHVLAVATMGLSIVVYTIFVEWGDLTGGYDGIGGIPGLSFFGYELNTDEHYYYVIWVAVLVVFILSSNIINSRVGRALRSIHRFSGGSEMAAQSLGVSPSKYKVQVFILSAVYASLAGSLYAHWVAFINPEPFGIFIGILMLIMITIGGMGSLWGAIIGAIVIVCSGEFFRGVLPKIIPGAAGEMENIAYGMILVLILLFMPRGLAYAPEFVRDLKARITNKNRN, encoded by the coding sequence GTGACGGGAATAAAAAGCATTAATATCAAAAGAATAGTTATCGGGTTATTTGTCATCGCTGTAGGATTGATGCCCGAAATTGTCAGAAGCTCCTATTACGTCACTGTTGGGAACTTTATTGGTATTTATGCTATTGTTGCCATGGGACTTTCTCTGCTGCTTGGTTATGCAGGGCAGGTCTCAATGGCTCAGGCTGGGTTTTTCGGAATTGGTGGCTATACATCGGCTATACTTACGACGGCCGCCGGATGCAATCCCTGGCTTGCCGCCATATTAGGTATAATTATAGCCTCGATCGTCGCAGGTATTATCGGTATACCGTTACTTAAGCTGGAAGGACATGTCCTTGCGGTTGCAACAATGGGTCTTTCCATTGTTGTATATACTATTTTTGTAGAATGGGGTGATCTGACCGGCGGATATGATGGGATCGGCGGAATTCCCGGCCTCTCTTTTTTCGGTTATGAACTGAACACGGATGAACATTATTATTACGTTATCTGGGTAGCGGTGCTGGTTGTTTTCATACTGTCATCTAATATTATTAATTCCCGTGTGGGCCGGGCGCTGCGATCCATACATCGTTTCTCCGGAGGCAGCGAAATGGCCGCTCAGTCACTTGGCGTCTCTCCTTCAAAATATAAGGTCCAGGTGTTCATCCTAAGCGCTGTCTATGCAAGCTTGGCTGGAAGTCTTTATGCGCACTGGGTCGCTTTCATTAATCCCGAACCGTTTGGCATATTTATTGGGATTCTCATGCTGATCATGATTACAATAGGTGGAATGGGCAGCCTGTGGGGGGCGATAATCGGTGCAATTGTGATTGTCTGTTCTGGGGAGTTCTTTCGAGGCGTCCTTCCCAAGATCATACCGGGTGCAGCCGGAGAAATGGAAAATATCGCATATGGTATGATCCTGGTTCTGATTCTGCTTTTTATGCCGCGGGGGCTTGCTTATGCACCGGAATTCGTTAGAGATCTGAAAGCAAGAATTACAAATAAAAATCGTAACTAA